Proteins from a single region of Manis javanica isolate MJ-LG chromosome 5, MJ_LKY, whole genome shotgun sequence:
- the LOC140849530 gene encoding uncharacterized protein — MSFQTFWRDYKVLVVMVPLVGLIHLGWHRIKSSPVFQIPNKDDGSEPDSLALASPQKKHIQGK; from the coding sequence ATGAGCTTTCAGACCTTCTGGAGAGACTACAAAGTTCTGGTTGTTATGGTACCTTTAGTTGGGCTCATACATTTGGGATGGCACAGAATCAAAAGCAGCCCTGTTTTCCAGATACCTAATAAGGATGATGGTTCTGAGCCAGATAGTCTGGCACTTGCAAGTCCTCAGAAGAAACACATTCAAGGGAAATAG